The following is a genomic window from Halobacterium sp. R2-5.
AGGCGGAGTGGCTGAACGCAATGGGGATCTGTTCTTGATCATGTGGGCGGCCGCCAGCGACGGCGAGCGCGCCGAAACCGGGGGCGGTCCGCGGATGCGCCTGCCGGACGACGTGGCCGCGCGCCTGTACGACGGCGCGGAGCTCGGGCCCGTGATGGACGACCTGCTCGACACCTCGGGCGTCGCGGAGGACCAGGGCGCGGCGGGCGTGCTCACGGGAGGTATCACGAACAGAACTGAAGCGCTCCGCACGGCGGTCGCGGGCGCGCTCGGGCCGTTCGTCACGGACTACTACTAGTCCTCGACGGGCGCGCGCTCCGAGGAGAGGTCGGCATCCTCCCCCTCGACGGCCTCTGTCAGGGAGACGTTCAGCCACGTCATCGACACCGCGCCGCCGAGGACGGTGACGACGTTCTTCACGATGTGGTCGACGATGGCGACGCCGAGCGCGAGCCCGAACGGGACCGGCAGCAGCGTCGAGACGATGGCCGCGAACGCCGCCTCGTAGATGCCGATGCCGCCCGGCGGGCCCGGGATGACTTTCGCGAGGTTGCCGACGCTCACGGCGAAGAAGCCGACTGCGACCAGGCTGACTAACGCGATGTCGAGGCCGAACGCGAGGAAGACGAGCAGGGCGGTGGCGACGTCGATGGTCCAGATGACGACGCTGGTGGCGCCGATGCGCGCGAACGCGCGGCCGTCCGCGGCGACCCGCTGGATGTCCCCGACGAACTGCTCGAAGACGCTCGCGACCAGCTCCGTGTAGGAGTCGTCGCTCGCCCACTCGACGACCCGGCGCACGTAGTTGGTGTCCGAGCGCGCCGACCAGACGATGGCGACGACCGAAGCGACCGCGAGCGCGCCGACGACGGAGGCGACGACGACGGCCTGCTGGACGGCTTGCGACTCCCGGCCGCCCAGTCCCTCGCCCGCGGCGGTCGCCGCGAGCTCCGCGACC
Proteins encoded in this region:
- a CDS encoding inosine/xanthosine triphosphatase — its product is MRVAVGSGNPVKRDAVAAALPDATAEAVSVESGVPEQPWGDDETAEGARNRAERAFESGEFDIGVGLEGGVAERNGDLFLIMWAAASDGERAETGGGPRMRLPDDVAARLYDGAELGPVMDDLLDTSGVAEDQGAAGVLTGGITNRTEALRTAVAGALGPFVTDYY